From a single Brassica oleracea var. oleracea cultivar TO1000 chromosome C5, BOL, whole genome shotgun sequence genomic region:
- the LOC106294786 gene encoding signal peptidase complex catalytic subunit SEC11C-like, with amino-acid sequence MMGWIGETVDSIKSIKIRQLLTQAVTLGMIVTSALILWKAMMCVTGTESPVVVVLSGSMEPAFQRGDILFLRMTKDPIRTGEIVVFKIDGRDIPIVHRVIEVHERKTTGKVDVLTKGDNNDVDDIGLYADGQMWLHRHHIMGRAVGFLPYVGWVTIIMTEKPIIKYLLIGAMGLLVITSKD; translated from the exons ATGATGGGTTGGATCGGAGAAACAGTGGATTCCATCAAATCAATCAAGATCCGTCAGCTTCTCACTCAGGCCGTTACGCTCG GTATGATCGTGACGTCTGCATTGATATTATGGAAGGCTATGATGTGTGTGACTGGCACTGAATCTCCTGTAGTGGTTGTTCTCTCTGGAAGCATGGAACCTGCCTTTCAGAGA GGGGATATATTGTTCTTGCGCATGACCAAGGACCCCATTAGAACAGGCGAGATTGTTGTTTTCAAAATTGAT GGTCGTGATATACCAATCGTCCATCGTGTCATTGAA GTTCATGAGAGGAAAACTACTGGAAAAGTTGATGTTCTAACAAAAG GTGACAACAATGATGTGGATGACATCGGTCTCTACGCTGATGGACAAATGTGGCTTCATCGCCACCATATAATGGGCAGAGCTGTTGG TTTCTTGCCGTACGTTGGATGGGTGACTATTATCATGACAGAAAAGCCTATCATCAAG TATTTACTCATTGGTGCAATGGGTCTGCTCGTTATAACATCCAAAGACTGA
- the LOC106294781 gene encoding uncharacterized protein At1g04910-like isoform X1 → MVSLPVKPLFVVVLTFSLLLAVILLSPSPQFVNTPLSSVSLLDYDIWSVKRIAEWRPCKWWLHGHLTPLPAKSSGFIRIDCFGGLNQMRRDLCDGVGITRLLNATLVLPKFEVAAYWNESSGFGDVFDVDYFIQKMNGFIKVVKDLPTDISSKEPFRVDCSKRKGQFDYRETILPLLLEHHYISLTPAMSQRRDRYPQYAKATLCQACYSALRLTTSLEKKALELLDAIPKPFLSLHLRFEPDMVAYSRCEYPNLSPSSLAAIKAAGGEDKKPWTGEIAQSWRKRGKCPLTPNETALMLQSLRIPTTTNIYLAAGDGLLEMEGFTSVYTKVFTKSDLLNREDFTRMHGNTKAALDYYVSISSDAYVATYFGNMDKMVAAMRAYKGMHKTLFLSRKAFAELTSQGLEEEELKKALWEVHRNDFEIGRGSALPDCFCEFKL, encoded by the exons ATGGTTTCGTTGCCAGTGAAGCCACTCTTCGTCGTCGTTTTGACCTTTTCTCTCCTCCTCGCCGTGATCTTGCTATCTCCGTCGCCTCAGTTCGTGAACACTCCACTCTCCTCGGTTTCTCTGCT TGATTATGATATATGGAGTGTCAAGAGGATAGCAGAGTGGCGTCCTTGCAAATGGTGGTTACATGGACATCTCACTC CTCTACCTGCTAAAAGCAGTGGATTCATCCGCATTGATTGCTTTGGTGGCCTCAATCAGATGAGACGCGAT TTGTGTGATGGTGTTGGAATCACTCGTCTATTAAATGCCACGCTTGTTTTACCCAAATTTGAGGTAGCTGCCTATTGGAATGAGTCAAG TGGATTTGGAGATGTGTTTGATGTAGACTACTTTATTCAAAAGATGAATGGCTTTATCAAAGTTGTCAAGGATCTTCCCACAGATATATCATCAAAAGAGCCATTCAGAGTAGACTGCAGCAAAAGGAAAGGTCAATTCGATTACAGAGAAACCATTCTCCCACTATTACTAGAACATCATTACATCTCTCTAACACCTGCAATGAGCCAGCGCAGAGACAG GTATCCCCAATACGCAAAAGCCACCCTCTGCCAAGCTTGTTACTCAGCTCTACGCCTCACTACCTCCTTGGAGAAGAAGGCCCTCGAGCTTTTAGATGCCATACCCAAACCTTTTCTATCACTTCACCTCAGATTCGAGCCTGATATGGTAGCATACAGCCGATGCGAATACCCGAACCTATCCCCTTCCTCACTTGCTGCTATTAAAGCTGCCGGAGGAGAAGACAAAAAACCATGGACAGGAGAGATAGCTCAGAGCTGGAGAAAGCGAGGCAAGTGTCCTCTGACTCCTAACGAAACAGCGTTGATGCTTCAGTCACTAAGAATCCCAACGACCACAAACATATACTTAGCAGCTGGAGACGGTCTGCTGGAGATGGAAGGTTTCACATCGGTTTATACAAAGGTGTTCACAAAGTCTGATCTTCTAAACCGTGAAGATTTCACGAGAATGCATGGTAACACAAAAGCTGCGTTGGATTATTACGTTTCCATCAGCAGCGACGCCTATGTAGCTACTTACTTTGGAAACATGGATAAGATGGTTGCAGCCATGCGAGCTTATAAAGGGATGCATAAGACTCTGTTCTTGAGTAGAAAGGCGTTTGCAGAGCTGACTTCTCAGGGACTTGAAGAGGAAGAGCTGAAGAAAGCTCTTTGGGAGGTTCATAGGAATGATTTTGAAATTGGCAGAGGATCTGCATTGCCCGACTGTTTCTGTGAGTTCAAGCTGTAA
- the LOC106294781 gene encoding uncharacterized protein At1g04910-like isoform X2: MDISLTSALVFCSALPAKSSGFIRIDCFGGLNQMRRDLCDGVGITRLLNATLVLPKFEVAAYWNESSGFGDVFDVDYFIQKMNGFIKVVKDLPTDISSKEPFRVDCSKRKGQFDYRETILPLLLEHHYISLTPAMSQRRDRYPQYAKATLCQACYSALRLTTSLEKKALELLDAIPKPFLSLHLRFEPDMVAYSRCEYPNLSPSSLAAIKAAGGEDKKPWTGEIAQSWRKRGKCPLTPNETALMLQSLRIPTTTNIYLAAGDGLLEMEGFTSVYTKVFTKSDLLNREDFTRMHGNTKAALDYYVSISSDAYVATYFGNMDKMVAAMRAYKGMHKTLFLSRKAFAELTSQGLEEEELKKALWEVHRNDFEIGRGSALPDCFCEFKL, translated from the exons ATGGACATCTCACTC ACATCTGCTTTGGTTTTTTGTTCAGCTCTACCTGCTAAAAGCAGTGGATTCATCCGCATTGATTGCTTTGGTGGCCTCAATCAGATGAGACGCGAT TTGTGTGATGGTGTTGGAATCACTCGTCTATTAAATGCCACGCTTGTTTTACCCAAATTTGAGGTAGCTGCCTATTGGAATGAGTCAAG TGGATTTGGAGATGTGTTTGATGTAGACTACTTTATTCAAAAGATGAATGGCTTTATCAAAGTTGTCAAGGATCTTCCCACAGATATATCATCAAAAGAGCCATTCAGAGTAGACTGCAGCAAAAGGAAAGGTCAATTCGATTACAGAGAAACCATTCTCCCACTATTACTAGAACATCATTACATCTCTCTAACACCTGCAATGAGCCAGCGCAGAGACAG GTATCCCCAATACGCAAAAGCCACCCTCTGCCAAGCTTGTTACTCAGCTCTACGCCTCACTACCTCCTTGGAGAAGAAGGCCCTCGAGCTTTTAGATGCCATACCCAAACCTTTTCTATCACTTCACCTCAGATTCGAGCCTGATATGGTAGCATACAGCCGATGCGAATACCCGAACCTATCCCCTTCCTCACTTGCTGCTATTAAAGCTGCCGGAGGAGAAGACAAAAAACCATGGACAGGAGAGATAGCTCAGAGCTGGAGAAAGCGAGGCAAGTGTCCTCTGACTCCTAACGAAACAGCGTTGATGCTTCAGTCACTAAGAATCCCAACGACCACAAACATATACTTAGCAGCTGGAGACGGTCTGCTGGAGATGGAAGGTTTCACATCGGTTTATACAAAGGTGTTCACAAAGTCTGATCTTCTAAACCGTGAAGATTTCACGAGAATGCATGGTAACACAAAAGCTGCGTTGGATTATTACGTTTCCATCAGCAGCGACGCCTATGTAGCTACTTACTTTGGAAACATGGATAAGATGGTTGCAGCCATGCGAGCTTATAAAGGGATGCATAAGACTCTGTTCTTGAGTAGAAAGGCGTTTGCAGAGCTGACTTCTCAGGGACTTGAAGAGGAAGAGCTGAAGAAAGCTCTTTGGGAGGTTCATAGGAATGATTTTGAAATTGGCAGAGGATCTGCATTGCCCGACTGTTTCTGTGAGTTCAAGCTGTAA
- the LOC106294781 gene encoding uncharacterized protein At1g04910-like isoform X3, translating to MRRDLCDGVGITRLLNATLVLPKFEVAAYWNESSGFGDVFDVDYFIQKMNGFIKVVKDLPTDISSKEPFRVDCSKRKGQFDYRETILPLLLEHHYISLTPAMSQRRDRYPQYAKATLCQACYSALRLTTSLEKKALELLDAIPKPFLSLHLRFEPDMVAYSRCEYPNLSPSSLAAIKAAGGEDKKPWTGEIAQSWRKRGKCPLTPNETALMLQSLRIPTTTNIYLAAGDGLLEMEGFTSVYTKVFTKSDLLNREDFTRMHGNTKAALDYYVSISSDAYVATYFGNMDKMVAAMRAYKGMHKTLFLSRKAFAELTSQGLEEEELKKALWEVHRNDFEIGRGSALPDCFCEFKL from the exons ATGAGACGCGAT TTGTGTGATGGTGTTGGAATCACTCGTCTATTAAATGCCACGCTTGTTTTACCCAAATTTGAGGTAGCTGCCTATTGGAATGAGTCAAG TGGATTTGGAGATGTGTTTGATGTAGACTACTTTATTCAAAAGATGAATGGCTTTATCAAAGTTGTCAAGGATCTTCCCACAGATATATCATCAAAAGAGCCATTCAGAGTAGACTGCAGCAAAAGGAAAGGTCAATTCGATTACAGAGAAACCATTCTCCCACTATTACTAGAACATCATTACATCTCTCTAACACCTGCAATGAGCCAGCGCAGAGACAG GTATCCCCAATACGCAAAAGCCACCCTCTGCCAAGCTTGTTACTCAGCTCTACGCCTCACTACCTCCTTGGAGAAGAAGGCCCTCGAGCTTTTAGATGCCATACCCAAACCTTTTCTATCACTTCACCTCAGATTCGAGCCTGATATGGTAGCATACAGCCGATGCGAATACCCGAACCTATCCCCTTCCTCACTTGCTGCTATTAAAGCTGCCGGAGGAGAAGACAAAAAACCATGGACAGGAGAGATAGCTCAGAGCTGGAGAAAGCGAGGCAAGTGTCCTCTGACTCCTAACGAAACAGCGTTGATGCTTCAGTCACTAAGAATCCCAACGACCACAAACATATACTTAGCAGCTGGAGACGGTCTGCTGGAGATGGAAGGTTTCACATCGGTTTATACAAAGGTGTTCACAAAGTCTGATCTTCTAAACCGTGAAGATTTCACGAGAATGCATGGTAACACAAAAGCTGCGTTGGATTATTACGTTTCCATCAGCAGCGACGCCTATGTAGCTACTTACTTTGGAAACATGGATAAGATGGTTGCAGCCATGCGAGCTTATAAAGGGATGCATAAGACTCTGTTCTTGAGTAGAAAGGCGTTTGCAGAGCTGACTTCTCAGGGACTTGAAGAGGAAGAGCTGAAGAAAGCTCTTTGGGAGGTTCATAGGAATGATTTTGAAATTGGCAGAGGATCTGCATTGCCCGACTGTTTCTGTGAGTTCAAGCTGTAA
- the LOC106294784 gene encoding elongation factor P, translating into MRGISSRSLYSLSRSLLSRVSHGITVATSGGCSRETRALGSLWSALQSRGVKVNAIQLRPGNVIERTGRTFRVVESEHKQQGRGGASIQVELRDVDNGSKLNLRFGPEESVEKVFVQEKSFTCLYTEGDTAFLIEPDTFEQVEVPLDIFGKAAVYLKEEMRVQLQLYDGRALSASVPKHVTCTIQETQLPMKGLTSAPRYKRALLDNGSTIQVPSYLEAGEKIVINTEDDSFVKRDNK; encoded by the exons ATGCGAGGGATCTCGAGTAGATCGCTTTATTCTTTGAGCCGATCGCTGTTATCACGCGTAAGTCACGGGATCACAGTGGCGACATCAGGTGGATGCTCCCGGGAAACTCGTGCGCTAGGTTCACTGTGGTCTGCTCTTCAAAGCCGCGGCGTTAAAGTTAACGCCATTCAG TTAAGGCCAGGGAACGTTATTGAACGAACAG GACGTACTTTCCGG GTTGTAGAATCAGAGCATAAACAACAAGGCAGAGGAGGAGCCTCCATACAG GTTGAGCTTCGAGATGTTGACAACGGGAGCAAACTTAACCTGCGGTTTGGACCTGAGGAGTCCGTTGAGA AGGTTTTTGTTCAGGAGAAATCGTTCACATGTTTATATACTGAGGGAGATACTGCATTCCTGATTGA GCCCGATACGTTTGAGCAAGTTGAGGTGCCATTGGACATATTTGGCAAAGCTGCTGTATATTTAAAAG AGGAAATGAGAGTCCAGTTGCAGCTGTATGATGGAAGAGCTTTATCTGCATCTGTCCCTAAGCATGTCACATGCACGATCCAAGAAACTCAACTTCCCATGAAAGGCTTAACCTCAGCTCCTCG TTACAAGAGAGCTCTCCTGGATAATGGTTCTACTATTCAA GTACCATCTTATCTGGAGGCAGGGGAAAAGATTGTGATAAACACTGAGGATGATTCTTTTGTCAAGAG AGACAACAAATAA
- the LOC106294783 gene encoding biotin carboxyl carrier protein of acetyl-CoA carboxylase has protein sequence MASCSLGVPKIKISAVDLSRVRSGSLQIPCNQRVLIGQRPVKYLSLRATLGSVKAPQASTVTAAESAATVEVEDAEMTKPSPLNAQLVPKPSEVEALVTEICDSSSIAEFELKLGGFRLYVARNLADNNSSPPQPQPIPAAVAASATTEGVDSNGSASSTSLAITKPTSSAADQGLVILQSPKVGFFRRSKTIKGKRTPSSCKEKDQVKEGQVLCYIEQLGGQFPIESDVTGEVVKILREDGEPVGYNDALISILPSFPGIKKLQ, from the exons ATGGCTTCCT GTAGCCTAGGAGTTCCTAAGATTAAAATCTCAGCAGTAGACCTCAGTAGAGTAAGATCTGGAAGCTTACAGATACCATGCAATCAAAGAGTGTTGATTGGTCAAAGGCCGGTTAAGTACTTGAGTCTCAGGGCAACTCTTGGTTCTGTGAAAGCTCCCCAAGCGTCTACTGTCACAGCTGCTGAATCTGCAG CTACTGTTGAAGTAGAAGATGCTGAAATGACCAAGCCATCTCCATTGAACGCTCAGCTTGTTCCCAAGCCCTCTGAG GTGGAAGCTCTTGTAACTGAAATATGCGACTCCTCATCAATTGCAGAGTTTGAATTGAAA CTGGGGGGTTTCCGCCTATATGTAGCAAGGAACTTAGCTGACAACAACAGTAGTCCACCACAACCTCAGCCCATTCCTGCTGCCGTTGCTGCAAGTGCAACCACGGAGGGTGTTGATTCGAATGGATCAGCTTCCTCTACTTCACTGGCTATCACAAAACCAACATCCTCAGCTGCTGATCAGGGTTTGGTGATTCTCCAATCTCCAAAA GTAGGGTTCTTCAGGAGATCCAAAACCATAAAGGGTAAACGCACTCCTTCGTCATGTAAAGAG AAAGACCAAGTGAAAGAAGGTCAAGTTCTGTGCTATATTGAACAACTCGGTGGCCAGTTTCCAATCGAG TCTGATGTTACCGGCGAGGTTGTCAAAATACTCAGAGAGGATGGAG AGCCTGTAGGATACAATGATGCTCTCATATCAATCCTTCCTTCCTTTCCTGGGATCAAGAAGCTTCAGTAG